The Salvelinus sp. IW2-2015 unplaced genomic scaffold, ASM291031v2 Un_scaffold4193, whole genome shotgun sequence genomic sequence TGCTGTCATTACTACATTTAATAAATCCACCTCTAGGATAGGGTTTAACTGCTGTCTTACTTAACATCTAATAACCACCTCTAGGATAGGGTTTAACTGCTGTCATTACTACATCTAAACACCTCTAGGATAGGGTTAACTGCTGTCATTACTACATCTAATAACCACCTCTAGATAGGATTTAACTGCTGTCATTACTACATTTAATAAATCCACCTCTAGGATAGGGTTTAACTGCTGTCATTACTACATCTAATAACCACCTCTAGGATAGGGTTTAACTGCTGTCATTACTACATCTAATAACCACCTCTAGGATAGGGTTTAACTGCTGTCTTATTACTACATCTAATATCCACCTCTAGGATAGGGTTTAACTGCTGTCATTACTCATCTAATAACCACCTCTAGGATAGGGTTTAACTGCTGTCATTACTACATCTATAACCACCTCTAGGATAGGGTTTAACGCTGTCATTACTACATCTAATAACAACCTCTAGGATAGGGTTTACCTGCTGTCATTACTACATCTACTAACCACCTCTAGGATGGTTTAACTGCTGTCATTACTACATCTAATAACCACCTCTAGGATAGGGTTAACTGCGTCATTACTACATCTAATAACCACTCTAGGATAGGGTTTAACAAATTATGTTTTTATTGTTCAAAGGAGAGACTTAGGCTCTCTCCTCAAATGGTGTGTATTTGGCATTGCTCTTTGATAGCTTGGCTGGTGTTTACTAACATTACTATAGCCAGTTTAGgcattttaaatgaatgatatatacccattgattcttctAAATGCTtcctgagcttagttcaactgtcacgccccatcagaactcaaaataGAAGCGTGTTTTATTCCAATGTTAgcaaacattgtaaatgtaaacaaacactgtgtagTCTCAaaccatggttaaaactatcatttgaaGTAATGGATGGTCAGTACTGCATCCACAGCTCtatatattcatatttttccAAAATAGAGGTGGGGTGAGCGTTGTTATTGTTTCAGCTTGGATTGGCCCTTTAAAGACTGAGTTGGACTGAGATTGTGTGTTCTGTTCAAATGATTTCTTTTCTTATTTAGTGTTTATCGGGGCTGTAcagactgagtgagagagagagacagagagagagagagagcagactgagagaggagagagagagagaggacagactgagagagacagatgagagaggagagagagacagagagaagagagaagagagagacagagagacagagagagatagacagagagaagagacagagacagaaagagagagaagagagagagacagagaggagagagagagacgagagaagagagagagagagagagagaagacgagaagagacagactgagagagagagagaagagagagagagagagaggaggagagagaagagagacagagagagaagacgagcagagacaagacagaagagagagagaggaagagagagagacagaagagagagagagagagaggagagagagagagagagaggagaagagagagagagagagagagacagagacagagacagaaagagagagagagacgagacagagagagagagacagaagaggagagaggagagagagagagagagagagaggagagagaggagagagagagaagacagagagagaagagacagagacgaaagagagagagagagacagagacagaaagagagagacagaaagagagagagagagaagagagagagagagagagagaggagagagagagagagagagagagactggttcaACATCTAATACTATGGCACCATCTTGTGGCCTTGTGAGTAACAACACACTGTGATCCTGTAGCTGTGATGTTTGAGGGATCTCTCGGTGGGTTGTAGAGGATTTAAAAGCTGGATAGATCTGTAGTAATACTTATAGGTCTACAAGTACGATTGACAGAATAATCTACAATATTGTAAAATCGTGTCATTGTAAATTTACCATGGAAATTAGGCATTATTTCAGAAATAACAAAATGACATTCATCACCTCTGTTGTCCTGGTGTGACCTTACCTCCatgtttaaagctgcaatatgtcactttttggccGAAGCGACggaaattcacatagaaatgtcagtTATAGATCTGTGattctcattgaaaacaagtctaagaagctgGTGATGAGTTCTTTGTGcgatatttctatgcttcccgttcttaagtttagtttttgagtcttttacttttaggttttGTTCACCAGATTCAAACAGATGAAAATGATATTTTtcgggttatggaaaatatatttcacagcagtttagatggtacaatgattctctacacaatgactgcttgttttgtcacatcaaCTGAAATTTCggcgaactattcgaattttagcaatcAGGAAATGGTCGGAGATGTTTCTGCGTATTGCACCTTTGAGAGCAAACACACTGTGAAATGTTCTGCATCTCTGTTGCCACGCAACACAATATATAGtccacaaaacaaacatgtttttcttATTCTTTCAACATCCAACACAGGACCTCCAATTGGCCCCTTGATATCTCATTAAAACTAAATTACTTTTCAaacttttaaaggcccagtgctgtgTGTTataatatatttccacactaggTGMttggaataatactgtgaaatagtgaaaattatgcaaatgaactTTAATTGTGAGAGCTGGTCGGGAAAGACATCACGTGGTGACCATCCCCGTGGGGTTAATCCGtttatagaccaataagagagttccaaacctctctgctaataacagccagttttcagttttcccttccccaTTCAGACTACTCCCAGACTCCTAGCAACATTCTTGCTTTATAAGCTGCTATATGCGAATaacacatttctttattttttttttaccattttaatttaaaacacttGCGGTAAGATACTTcattgttaaccagaaatgattTATTAATGAGATAAAAACGTCTACATTGGGCCTTTAagtttccatatattttttatttgtaaattgaTTCTATTCACTTTTCTTTGTACAGAGTTATACGTGTGCTTACGGCTTGTTCCTCATTCACAACGTTTATATTCCACGCACATCTTTTTAGTTTAGTTATTAACCCACCTGTTGCTTGTGTCGGTATAGTTCGTGACAAGCGGTGTGACTGTGTATCGTGTGTGTTTCTATAGAAACGGCTCAACACCTGCCTTCCCATGATACCTCGGCGCTGAACCGTAGGAAAACGGTATGATACACACGAGACTTCTACGGTCACCTGGGCATAACGGGGCACGCAACCTGACTCTGRATGTGCCTTTMATGAAGTTGTTCCCGTTACATTCAGAATAATTTTTACCAGGAAGTATTTACCTGGATAACYTGCACGCTTGAAGAACTCAGCTATCTTCAAAGTAGCATAACTTTCGTTCAGGTTGCGCAGTGGACTATTTTATGCGAAGCTCAAGATGCTCATTTGAAAATGTGGACCGAATGGACCTAAAATATCCGTAAATGGCGTATCGATAGTGACCACCGTCCTATCCTGTAACAGTGTGGTTTACTACGTTGAAATTGGATGCATTTTTATTTTTCTGGGGAAATGATCTAGCATAGCCTTCGATACTTTGACCACTCCAATCGTCATGAACTCTGAAAAGCCCAATTTTCTATCCCAACCTGTCGTGAAGAACATTTTCGTTTATCGAAATGGAGATCCGTTTTACGAGGCTCGCCGGTTAGTGGTAAACCAAAAGAGAGTGTCCAATTTTGACACTTTTCTTCGAGATGTGACTGGGGGTGTGCAGGCTCCGTTCGGAGCGGTGCGGAACATCTACACCCCGAGAATGGGGCATCGGGTGGCCTGCCTGGACCATCTACAGAGCGGGGAACAATATGTCGCTGCCGGGAGAGAGAAATTCAAGAAATTGGAGTGAGTAAgataattatgtgtgtgtgtgtgtgtgcgtaataaTTGTCTGTTGTATTAGTTCATGTATATTATTGAAGGATTCATTGATGTTCATTGATACTGAATGACAGACTCTCTGTCTGTGATGTTCATTGATACTGAATGACAGACTCGCTGTCTGTGATGTTCATTGATACTGAATGACAGACTCGCTGTCTGTGATGTTCACTTTTCATGGTCGAGTTGACCTCACCATACTGATGTTGCAATAACTATAAAATAGTGATAACCCTAATTTGAACTGTTACAATTGGACAGTGTTCCCTaaacatgtaggctactgtacccACTATAATTGTTTATCTGTAAAGCAGCCTTTTATTAAAGGGTTTGTAGAGAAGGCCACACTCCTTATAGAATCTATTCTCAGTAGTTGTATCCTCATATTTTATCACTGAAAGGTTTGTACATGATAATTGTCCCTCTGTTGTAATTGCAGTTACTTAGATAGGAGCTTTGTAGAGATGACATTATGACATAGAGATGACATAGAGATGACATTGTGATATAGAGACATAGAGATGACATAGAGATGACATTGTgacatagagacatagagatGACATAGAGATGACATTGTGACATAGAGACATATAGATGACATTGAGATGACATTGTgacatagagacatagagatGACATAGGGATCACATTGTGACATAGAGATGACATTGAGATGACATTGGGGCATTTGGACCACACTCCTCCTAGACACATtatatggcctcccgagtggcgcagcggtctaaggcacttgcatctcagtgctagaYgtgtcactacagaccctggttcgatccttggctgtatcacaaccggccgtgatcggaaggagtcccatagggacacTCACAGttggcccggcgtcgtccgggttaagggagggtttgggccGGGGTAGGGCCGtcaatgtaaaataagaatttgttcttaactgatttgcctagttaaatataggttaaataaataaaaatattccataaCATTTCTGACCAATTATACCACAGATAATTGTATAACTTGTCCCTCCATTGTAATTGCAGTTATTCACAGATAGGATCCAAAAAGAAGAGGATGCTCCTTACTACTTCAGGGCAGGTGAGACAACTTGTTGCACTATCCACCATTGACACCACTTTACCAAGAGAAACTCACAGGACCGTGTCTTCTACTGGTCCTGGTTGGCTGGCCGTGCTGTCAACTAGACTGTGTCTCCTactggtcctggctggctggccgtgCTGTCAACTAGACCGTGTCTCCTactggtcctggctggctggccgtgCTGTCAACTAGACCGTGTCTCCTactggtcctggctggctgaccgTGCTGTCAACTAGACTGTGTCTCCTACTGGTCCTGGCTTGCTGGCCGTGCTGTCAACTAGACTGCAACTGTTTTGAATGATTGATGACATTTGTCCTTCAAAAGGGAAACATGTTTTAATTGTCAACATTCACTCACAAGATGCCCTGGTCTCTGGGTGCCTTTGAGAAGCCCTGGTCTCTGGGTGCCTGTTGAGAAGCCCTGGTCTCTGGGTGCCTGTTTGAGAAGCCTGTCTCTGGTGCCGTTTGAGAAGCCTGGCCTCTGGTGTCTGTTTGAGAAGCCCTGTCTCTGGGTGCCTGTTTGAGAAGCCCTGGTCTCTGGTGCCTGTTTGAGAACCCTGGCTCTGGGTGCCTGTTTGAGAAGCCCTGGTCTCGGGTGCTGTTTGAAGCCCGGTCTGGGTGCCTGTTTGAAGCCCTGGTCTCTGGGTGCCTGTTTGAGAAGCCCTGGTCTCTGGGTGCCTGTTTGAGAAGCCCTGGTCTCTGGGTGCCTGTTTGAGAAGCCTGGTCTCTGGTGCCTGTTTGAGAAGCCCTGGTCTCTGGTGCCTGTTNNNNNNNNNNNNNNNNNNNNNNNNNGGGTGCCTGTTTGAGAAGCCTGGTCCTTGGGTGCCTGTTTGAGAGCCCTGGCTCTTGGGTGCCTTTGAGAAGCCCTGTCTTGGGTGCCTGTTGAGAAGCCCTGGTCTCTGGGTGCCTGTTTGAGAAGCCCTGGTCTTTGGGTGCCGTTTTGAGAAGCCCTGGTCTCTGGGTGCCTGTTTGAGAAGCCCTGGTCTCTGGGTGCCTGTTTGAGAAGCCCTGGTCTCTGGGTGCCTGTTTGAGAACCCTGGTCTCTGGGTCCTGTTTAGAAGCCTGGCTCTGGGTGCTGTTTGAGAAGCCTGGCCTCTGGTGCCTGTTTGAGAAGCCCTGGTCTGGGTGCCTGTTTGAGAAGCCCTTGGTCTTGGGTGCTGTTTTGAGAAGCCTGGCCTCTGGGTGCCTGTTTGAGATAGCGCCTGCGTCTCTGTGGGTGCCTGTTTGAGAAGCCCTGGTCTCTGGGTGCCTGTTTGAGAAGCCCTGGTCTCTGGGTGCCTGCTTGAGAAGCCCTGGTCTCTGGGTGCCTGCTTGAGAAGCCCTGGTCTCTGGCTGCCTGTTTGAGAAGCCCTGGTCTCTGGCTGCCTGTTTGAGAAGCCCTGGTCTCTGGGTGCCTGTTTGTGAAGAATCAGCTATGAAAGGTGTAATGCCAGTCACCACGTTTACATTCGCACAGTATTCTGGGTAGTAGCTCATATCTTGCTTAAGGTCTTATTCGGGATAAGatgcacctttgatatcccgcTCATGAGTATCCCTGTACACATGACTGATCAGAATGTTCCTCATTTAAGTTCATCTGGGTTAAATGGGTTAGTAACTTAAacatggacactgactgtagggcAATAACCTCTCACATGTATAGTAATATAGTATTAACTCCTGcacaattaggatttttttttgcagtaaaattatacaacaCATGTTAATTTAGTCCCGGGAACAGGAGttgagaaatatgatttatttcagcatctcGAGACAATGTGAATTCCCGTGTAATGTGTCGTCTTTGACTCTGTTATGCAAGCAGAcactatttcaaccacataaaatatgcatccgaGACCAACTGAAGTCTTATCAGAAACGTGTTTTATcattttttacagcttttcatttcccttaaaaccggtcaaactgGTGACAGTTGGACATTTTGCATGGGACTGATCTTTCCACTGTTCTGGGAGTTATTGAGTTTTCTCCCCGGTGCCTAAAACGAAACAACTTTACCAATGTTAACTAGATTACTAATGCATCCATTCTATCAATgtaagacattattctggtgagcactactttatttagtcttctggggcaacaagttatgacagaatagaagctgcatgtatcttaactatagttgacaaacaaatggccGACCAAATGTCGGGAAATTACAATATGGCCGACCAAATGTCGGGAAATTACAATATGGCCGACCAAATGTCGGAAATTACAATATGACCtaccaaatgtcagaaattacaatatggcctaccaaatgtcggaaATAGCATATCCCAGGAACCTTATTTACCTCATAACCGGATACAAGCTTTTTGGGGGGGTTTATTGTAAAcgggatatgatgtttatatgcATCAAGTCAAAAACAGAATACCTGATTATGACAAATAATAacgggatattggtgtgcatgtaaacatggtAACCTGAATAATAACAGAGATATTCGGTGTGCAATGCTAAACATCGTAACCTGAAATACAgaatattgtgtgcatgtaaacatgaaCCTGAATAATAACAGGATATTTGTGTGGCATGTAAACATGGTAACCTGAATAATAACAAGGATATTGGTGTGCTGTAAACATGGTAACCTGAATAATAAcaggatattggtgtgcatgttaAACATGGTAACCTGAATAATAAcaggatattggtgtgcatgtaaaacATGGTAACCTGAATAATAAcaggatattggtgtgcatgtaaacatggtACCTGAATAATAAcaggatattggtgtgcatgtaaacatggtACCTGAATAAATAACAGGATATTGGTGTCGCATGTAAACATGGTAACCTGAATAATAAcaggatattggtgtgcatgtaaacatggtAACCTGAATAATAAcaggatattggtgtgcatgtaaactgGTAACTGAATAATAACAGGATATGGTGGCATGTAAACATGTAACTGATAATAAcaggatattggtgtgcatgtaaacatggtAACCTGAATAATAAcaggatattggtgtgcatgtaaacatggtAACCTGAAAATAAcaggatattggtgtgcatgtaaacatggaACCTGAATAATAAcaggatattggtgtgcatgtaaacatggttAGCTGAATAATAACAGGATATTGGTGTACATGTAAACATGGTAACCTGATAATAAcaggatattggtgtgcatgtaacaTGGTAACCGAATAATAACAGGATAtgggtgtgcatgtaaacatggtAACCTGAATAATAAcaggatattggtgtgcatgtaacgTGGTAACCTGAATAATAACAGGATGGTGGTGTGGCATGTAACATGGTAACCTGAATAATAAAcaggatattggtgtgcatgtaaacatggtAACCTGAATAATAACAGGATATAGGTGTGCATGTAAACAGGTTAGCTGAATAATAAGGATATtcgtgtgcatgtaaacgtggtaACCTGAATAATAAcagatattggtgtgcatgtaacaTGTTCAGTGCTGTTGAGAAGAGCAGCTAAGTGAGGTGAATACCAGTGTTTAGTCCCTCCTTTGTGGTTTGTGAATAATCACTTTGTTGGAGATCAGTGACTATGAATTACTAATGTAATGATGATAATCAACCTCCTTCAATACATCTTAATCTGGAATGGCATCTTTAATCAACCATCGTTGGCCGCAGAGTGCTCAGATATATCTTACCAACACGGAGCGGTGGAAAACTGACGTCACACGTCCGTAGCCACTTGTCAAGCGCTAAGGTTTTATTTACATCAGTTTATTTGCAGAGGAGCAGCCACAAGCacaggtgtgtcccaaatggcactgcaATCCTATGTAGGGCACccctttgaccagggaccatagtgcTCTcccaaaagtagggcactatatagggaatagggtgcattgcCACACAGCCACTGCATGATTTCTGTTCTAATCATGACTAGTGAGGTTTAATAGGCAAGTCTATTTATGAGAGCCACACTCACCACTGTCATGTCTCTGATTGGTTCAATTTACAGAGGCCTCAACAACACTCAGAACCTGGCTGCCCGCCACACTTAAGAGGAAGTAGGGTTAGGATGGATCTGTAAACTAGGTTCAGGCTGTTGCTGCACCATGGACTGTAGGCTAAGGTTAATAGGACTGTTGCTGCACAGTGGACTGTAAAACTAGGCTTCAAGGACTGTTGCTGCCACCTGGGTGTAAACTAGGTTCAGGACTGTTGCTGCACCAGTGGACTGTAAACTAGGTTCAGGACTGTTGCTGCCACCATGGCTGTAAACTAGGTTTCAGGACTGTTGCTGGCCACCAATGGACTGTAAACTAGGTTCAGGACTGTTGCTGCCACACGACTGTAAGGCTAGGTTCAGGACTGTTGCTGTGCCCCACCATCCCCCCCCGGACTGCTCAACTCAGGCCTTCAGCCCGACTGCATTGCTGcgaccccccacccccatcacgCGAACTCCGTCAGCGCCCCCCCCTAGGTTAGGACCTCGTTGCTCGACCATGGACCTCGGCTTACGCGATAGGTTCAGGACTGTTGATGCCCCAATGGACTGTCAAACTAGGTTCACGATGGCCTTGCTGCCACCCATGGACTGTAAGCCTCACGCGTCCAGGCACTGCCTCTGCTCCGCACCCTGGCTGTCACAATAGGTCAGCCCCGACTGTTGCTGCCCGCCCCACCATGCCGGCTGCTAAACTAGCGTTCAGCGCACTGTTCCGCTCCGCCACCCACATCTGGACTGTACAGCTAGCGAGGTCTTCCAGCCACTGTCTCCGCTCGCCACGCCCGATGGACTGTTTAAACTAGGTTCAGGACTGTGTCTGCCACCCCATGGGCCTGTAAGCCCTTACGGTTCCAGCGACTGTTGCTGCCCCCCAGGGACGTAGGCTCATTGCAGCGACTGTTGCTGCCCAACCGATGGGATCCTGTACACTAGGTTCAGGACTATTTGCTGCAATGCGTACTGTTAGGCTAGGTTTCAGGACTGTTTCTGCCGATCATGGACTGTACACACTAGGTTCAGGACTGTTGCTGCCATCATGGACTGTAGGCTAGGTTCAGGACTGTTTCTGCCATCATGGACTGTAGGCTAGGTTCAGGACTGTTTCTGCCATTATGGCACATCGGTCAGAATGCAATGAACAAGGATATGGCGAACAAGAGTGTGGAGATCCAGAATGTGGCGAACAAGAGTGTGGAGAACCAGGATGTGGAGAACAAGGGTGTGGAGAACCAGGATGTGGAGAACCAGGATGTGGAGAACAAGGGTGTGGAGAACAAGGGTGTGGAGAACAAGGGTGTGGAGAACAAGGGTGTGGAGACCAAGGGTGTGGAGAACCAGGATGTGGAGAACAAGGGTGTGGAGAACAAGGGTGTGGAGAACCAGGATGTGGAGAACAAGGGTGTGGAGAACAAGGGTGTGGAGAACCAGGATGTGGAGAACAAGGATGTGGAGAACAAGGGTGTGGAGAACCAGGATGTGGAGAACCAGGATGTGGAGAACAAGGGTGTGGAGAACAAGGGTGTGGAGAACAAGGATGTGGAGAACAAGGGTGTGGAGAACAAGGGTGTGGAGAACAAGGGTGTGGAGAACAAGGATGTGGAGAACCAGGATGTGGAGAACAAGGGTGTGGAGAACAAGGGTGTGGAGAACCAGGATGTGGAGACCAAGGATGTGGAGACCAAGGGTGTGGAGAACAAGGGTGTGGAGAACCAGGATGTGGAGAACAACGATGTGCAGACCCAGGGTGTGAAGAACCAGGATGTGCTGAACAAGGATGTGGGGAACAAGGACCTGGAGGTCTGAAAGGGAGataaagaatgtaaacattaggaacacacaaCAAAGGAGCAGACATGACYAAGTAGTGCCAGAGGGTTATCCTACCAAGCAGGTCTGAGGAGATAGAGACGTAACGTTGATCAACTCTTGGGTTCAACTCAGGATAACCGGTCAAACGAacgtggctcaccttttagccagggaCATTTCTATGGCAATGAATCCTCCAGAACTAACCAGGCTAACTCAGAgctaactccatttatcctgcattcagcataccaggctaactcagggctaactccatttatcctgCATTCAGACATAccaggctaactcagggctaactccatttatcctgcattcagaactaaccaggctaactcagggctaactccatttatcctgcattcagaactaagaattttgttcttaactgacttgcctagttaaataaagataaataaaaaatggactGTTAGGGATTAGCAACGGTctaccagagcgacttacagttagtgcgttcatcttaaaatatctaggtgggacaaccacatatcacagtcgtagtaaaGTACATTtgtcctcaataaagtagttatcagcaaggTCAGAGTTGTAAGGTGGGGGAGCAAGTGggagtgttagttcacaaaaaaaagattgaatcccgagccgacaaagtaaaaatctgtagttcttccctgaacaagcagttaacccactgttcccggtagtctgccagttaacccactgttccccggtaggctgccagttaacccactgttcccggtaggctgccagttaacccactgttcccgtaggccagttaaccactgttccagGTAgctcagttaacccactgttccccggtaggctgccagttaacccactgttccccggtaggctgccagttacccac encodes the following:
- the LOC112077006 gene encoding doublecortin domain-containing protein 2-like encodes the protein MNSEKPNFLSQPVVKNIFVYRNGDPFYEARRLVVNQKRVSNFDTFLRDVTGGVQAPFGAVRNIYTPRMGHRVACLDHLQSGEQYVAAGREKFKKLDYSQIGSKKKRMLLTTSGQPYPQAKPVPQSRIIVSARFLKPIKEPCSIFVVANGDVLNPALRLLIPQRILGQYDRVLELITDKMGLRILGCVR